In Thermosphaera sp., a genomic segment contains:
- a CDS encoding ABC transporter substrate-binding protein, whose product MNKKILAGLTVIILIAIGAFAWFSFSRPEATRRIVIYAYNDRITGIDPSLEDDTGLVVLGSVYEPLVYYDPRTNEFLPALAVNWTRNDEGTEWIFKLREGVVFHDGSVFNASAVKLSIERARDIYRSTGRGMGYIWDMVSEIEILDPYTVKFVLEYPARLDLIASASYAAYIFSPAALEKAGVTDPLDRRLEDWFNQGNSVGTGPYTIEIYKPDSEVRLKKFDDWWGWSIINNPSAPDYVVIRILTEPQSQYNGLTTGDIDIASSIPRDYVGELLSRGYKSYNLTTYHNYILFFNTKRYPTNVTEFRKAIAHSINLDELVTICMKGFALKGSGIVPHYFPGHVDNLVYSYNLTKAREYLDQSNITTPVRIEFLYQVDYEENRVLAETIKSRLSQLGIEVVLNPQPWTALKEIAKGIWENPEDTPHLIIADWWPTIPSPYDYLYSMFHSESKEWNYAGYENSYFDELIDEAWMLEGVNYELALSKYKEAQEILFNEVIGINLWDEIKPFIYNPRIEIPDNAVNPLYMYVIFFQYVRVGQ is encoded by the coding sequence GTGAACAAGAAAATTCTCGCGGGTTTGACAGTAATAATATTGATTGCGATTGGAGCATTTGCATGGTTTTCATTTTCAAGACCGGAGGCAACGCGGAGGATTGTCATATATGCCTATAATGATAGAATCACTGGTATAGACCCGAGCCTGGAGGATGATACCGGTTTAGTTGTGCTAGGATCTGTCTACGAACCCCTCGTGTATTATGACCCTCGGACAAATGAGTTCTTACCGGCACTTGCAGTTAATTGGACGAGAAACGATGAAGGCACGGAATGGATTTTCAAACTCCGCGAAGGTGTAGTTTTTCATGACGGCTCCGTTTTCAACGCTTCGGCTGTGAAGCTCAGCATAGAGAGGGCTAGAGACATATATAGGTCGACGGGACGCGGAATGGGATACATATGGGACATGGTCTCGGAAATAGAAATATTGGATCCTTACACCGTTAAATTCGTCCTGGAGTATCCGGCTAGGCTCGACCTGATAGCATCGGCATCTTACGCTGCCTACATATTTTCTCCAGCAGCGCTGGAAAAAGCTGGCGTCACAGACCCCTTGGATAGAAGGCTTGAAGATTGGTTCAACCAGGGTAACTCGGTGGGAACGGGACCGTATACTATAGAAATTTACAAACCCGACTCCGAGGTGAGGCTTAAGAAGTTTGATGACTGGTGGGGTTGGAGCATTATCAATAACCCTAGTGCTCCGGACTATGTGGTTATAAGAATCCTGACCGAGCCTCAATCGCAATACAATGGTCTGACAACCGGAGATATAGATATAGCATCCAGCATTCCAAGAGATTATGTCGGCGAGCTTCTGAGCAGGGGTTATAAGTCCTATAATCTAACTACCTATCACAACTACATATTGTTTTTCAATACGAAAAGATACCCGACTAATGTGACCGAGTTTAGGAAAGCGATTGCTCATTCCATAAATCTTGACGAGCTCGTAACAATTTGCATGAAAGGATTTGCATTGAAAGGTTCGGGAATCGTTCCCCATTATTTCCCTGGGCATGTAGACAATTTAGTCTACAGTTATAACTTGACGAAAGCAAGAGAATATTTGGATCAATCAAACATTACGACGCCGGTAAGGATAGAGTTTCTATATCAAGTAGACTACGAGGAGAATAGGGTTCTTGCTGAGACTATTAAATCCAGACTCTCGCAGCTCGGTATCGAGGTAGTATTGAATCCGCAACCTTGGACTGCTCTGAAGGAGATCGCTAAGGGTATCTGGGAAAACCCAGAGGACACACCTCATCTAATTATTGCAGATTGGTGGCCAACCATCCCAAGTCCTTATGACTACTTGTACTCGATGTTTCACAGTGAATCAAAGGAGTGGAATTATGCTGGCTACGAGAACTCATACTTCGATGAACTAATCGATGAAGCATGGATGCTTGAGGGAGTCAACTACGAACTCGCGCTGTCTAAATACAAGGAGGCACAGGAGATCCTATTCAATGAAGTGATAGGCATTAATCTATGGGATGAAATCAAACCCTTCATATATAACCCCAGGATAGAGATCCCGGATAATGCTGTGAACCCCTTGTACATGTACGTTATATTCTTCCAGTACGTGAGGGTGGGCCAGTAG
- a CDS encoding ornithine carbamoyltransferase has translation MPALRHLVRELSGKDLISTLDWTDDQIEIALKLAKEFKEIAHYYGTEQIPKILSGKVFYMLFFAGSTRTRAAFESGMAFLGGHAAFIDATTTRMAFGKQEKAGEAIKDVAAMYDVYGHGLGIRILDKAIDYLYGVGNSYIREMAQAANIPVINMADDMFHPTQGLADIFTFRERFANPQGKKYVIMWAYSPEIRGWCSVQEDMILFPRFGVDVVVARPPGFDLDPKLVEKAKELAREHGGSLEFTDNLEEAVRGAHAVFPRNWASPTLVSVGYSKFKDEELKLYEKYRNWKVTRELMDLMDKSGVLMHVLPIFRGYEADDEVIDDPKRSVIYEQAENGLWTKMAVLALTMYGVK, from the coding sequence ATGCCCGCATTAAGACACCTTGTGAGAGAGCTAAGCGGTAAAGACCTAATATCCACTCTAGATTGGACTGATGATCAAATAGAAATTGCGCTCAAACTAGCTAAAGAATTCAAAGAAATAGCTCACTACTACGGCACCGAGCAAATACCCAAGATATTATCGGGCAAAGTATTCTACATGTTATTCTTCGCCGGCTCGACGAGAACTAGGGCCGCATTCGAATCCGGGATGGCGTTCCTAGGTGGACATGCTGCCTTTATAGATGCAACAACCACTAGGATGGCTTTTGGAAAGCAGGAAAAAGCTGGAGAAGCTATAAAAGATGTTGCCGCAATGTACGATGTGTACGGACATGGATTGGGAATCAGGATTCTCGATAAGGCAATCGACTACTTGTATGGTGTAGGAAATAGTTATATCCGCGAGATGGCCCAGGCGGCAAACATTCCAGTGATCAACATGGCTGACGACATGTTTCACCCTACACAGGGGCTGGCCGATATATTTACATTTAGGGAGAGATTCGCAAATCCCCAGGGCAAGAAGTACGTTATAATGTGGGCATACAGCCCAGAAATCCGGGGTTGGTGCAGTGTCCAAGAAGACATGATACTGTTCCCGCGTTTCGGGGTCGACGTCGTAGTGGCTCGTCCGCCGGGCTTTGATTTAGATCCTAAGCTAGTTGAAAAGGCGAAAGAACTCGCTAGAGAGCATGGAGGAAGCCTAGAATTCACCGACAATCTTGAGGAGGCTGTGAGAGGAGCGCATGCCGTGTTTCCGAGGAACTGGGCATCGCCAACTCTAGTAAGTGTAGGATATAGCAAATTCAAGGATGAAGAATTGAAACTGTATGAAAAATACAGGAATTGGAAAGTAACTCGCGAATTAATGGACTTAATGGATAAGAGCGGCGTGTTAATGCATGTACTACCCATATTCAGAGGTTACGAGGCAGATGACGAAGTTATAGATGATCCGAAGAGATCCGTCATTTATGAGCAGGCTGAAAATGGTTTGTGGACGAAAATGGCTGTTCTAGCATTAACGATGTATGGCGTAAAATAA
- a CDS encoding molybdopterin-dependent oxidoreductase — MRCYAVEEKGTRLKGIDVVIDCRVEDERVGGTNDIIRLAEKVFRIVFGTHDGFNIAFESNEAIGNKHILYRLRIPIDSEKYIGVRIVSRYNVVKRVLFTLPIGLREKLKLNPTPYDPPTFINNDGERNNEVPGQTYIPDLIVYNILGVPKFSLTEWRLEVSGLVENPVKLTLKDLYELGTRDYTIDFHCVTGWSVKNIAMRGVPFEKIINMVKPASNVKWVYTQGMDGYATVFPYQEVFKSSAFLALEMNGRPLEFLHGYPVRLIIPHLYGWKSAKWLKNIVFTDKYVDGYWEALGYHPRGDVSREERFKEY, encoded by the coding sequence ATGAGATGCTATGCTGTTGAGGAAAAAGGAACTCGTCTCAAGGGAATTGACGTTGTAATCGACTGTCGTGTTGAAGATGAACGAGTCGGTGGCACGAATGATATCATTAGACTGGCTGAGAAAGTCTTTAGAATAGTTTTCGGCACACATGATGGTTTTAATATAGCATTCGAATCAAACGAAGCGATTGGAAATAAGCACATCCTTTATAGACTTAGAATTCCAATTGATAGTGAAAAATACATTGGTGTAAGAATAGTGTCTAGATACAATGTTGTTAAGAGGGTTTTGTTCACATTACCGATAGGTCTACGCGAGAAGTTGAAGCTAAACCCTACTCCTTACGATCCCCCCACGTTCATCAATAATGATGGCGAAAGGAATAACGAGGTCCCGGGACAAACTTACATACCGGATCTAATAGTCTATAATATTCTCGGTGTTCCCAAATTCTCTCTAACTGAGTGGCGCCTTGAGGTATCAGGGTTGGTTGAAAACCCGGTTAAGTTGACTCTCAAAGATTTATACGAGCTAGGGACACGCGACTATACCATCGATTTTCATTGCGTTACAGGCTGGAGTGTGAAGAACATTGCCATGAGAGGGGTGCCTTTCGAGAAAATCATTAACATGGTCAAACCCGCGAGCAATGTTAAATGGGTTTACACTCAGGGAATGGATGGATATGCCACCGTCTTTCCTTATCAGGAGGTCTTTAAGTCTTCAGCATTCCTAGCGTTAGAGATGAATGGAAGACCCCTAGAATTCCTACACGGCTATCCCGTTAGACTCATAATACCTCATCTCTACGGTTGGAAGAGCGCCAAATGGTTGAAAAACATAGTGTTCACGGACAAGTATGTTGACGGGTATTGGGAGGCTCTCGGATATCATCCGAGAGGGGATGTGTCTAGAGAGGAAAGGTTTAAAGAATATTGA
- a CDS encoding triphosphoribosyl-dephospho-CoA synthase — translation MPEPIEYAEALSLAFALEASGYPKPGNVDRLHDLPGLSYEAFLVTSIVSLKYLEKGVRRGVKGWGSVVFGDLVYGIVSDSIRKSGSSNTCLGSSLLLAPLSVAIGLCLRRGEEILDCFLKMVGEVLSASTIEDSIEFYRAVREAKPSYIKPSDETGDYVNVWDHDFKKKLKAKRHRLKDVLEFSSSHDIVAHELVNGYPRSINALRFISERFNAHKNWNRAVVETYLYLLSRDHDTVIAREHGFEVAARVRDLAGKIIIKVLVAGQTDWAGIVGSLDSEIRKMKVNPASIADLVVSSIALYTVDSLTKHNRFLNLNRG, via the coding sequence TTGCCAGAACCAATCGAGTACGCTGAAGCACTGTCTCTAGCATTCGCGCTTGAAGCCTCTGGTTATCCAAAGCCAGGTAATGTGGATAGGCTTCATGATTTGCCTGGGCTTTCATACGAAGCCTTCCTGGTAACAAGCATAGTTTCATTGAAATACTTGGAAAAAGGGGTGAGAAGAGGTGTCAAGGGCTGGGGGAGCGTCGTCTTCGGCGACTTAGTTTACGGCATTGTCTCGGACTCTATAAGGAAGTCAGGCTCTTCTAATACCTGTCTCGGATCGAGCTTACTATTAGCGCCGTTGAGTGTTGCGATAGGTCTGTGTCTCAGGCGCGGGGAGGAGATTCTAGACTGTTTTCTCAAAATGGTTGGCGAAGTCTTATCTGCATCTACAATCGAGGACTCGATCGAGTTTTACAGGGCCGTTAGGGAGGCCAAGCCGAGCTACATCAAGCCGAGCGATGAGACGGGAGATTATGTGAACGTGTGGGACCATGATTTTAAGAAGAAACTTAAGGCAAAGCGGCATAGGCTTAAAGACGTTCTGGAGTTCAGCTCTTCTCACGATATAGTGGCGCACGAGCTAGTTAACGGATACCCCCGGAGCATTAATGCCTTAAGATTCATCTCCGAAAGATTTAACGCGCATAAAAATTGGAATAGGGCCGTTGTAGAAACATATCTATACTTATTAAGCCGAGACCATGACACGGTGATTGCCAGGGAACATGGTTTTGAAGTGGCTGCCAGGGTCAGGGATCTAGCTGGGAAAATCATCATAAAGGTGTTAGTGGCGGGTCAGACTGACTGGGCTGGGATAGTTGGCTCTTTAGATAGCGAAATCAGGAAGATGAAAGTTAATCCAGCTTCCATAGCAGATTTAGTGGTTTCATCGATCGCTTTATACACAGTAGACTCCTTAACTAAGCATAATCGTTTCCTCAATCTAAACCGGGGTTAG
- a CDS encoding ferritin, which yields MDAELLKAFNKQLNQELQNAYLYLSMAAFFDEKSLSGFSHYFKIQAKEELEHAMKFYEHIIDRGGEIELYDIPAPPKRWNSPLELMEEFYNAERRNTERIWELVDLAIKHNDKAAESFLKWFVDEQVEEEKNASELLAKIKLIGDNIAGLLQLDRVLAERK from the coding sequence GTGGACGCGGAATTATTGAAAGCGTTCAATAAGCAGTTGAATCAAGAGCTTCAAAATGCGTATTTATACCTATCAATGGCAGCATTCTTCGATGAAAAATCCTTATCAGGGTTCTCACACTACTTCAAAATCCAAGCTAAGGAAGAATTGGAACACGCCATGAAGTTCTATGAACACATCATTGACCGAGGCGGAGAGATAGAACTCTACGATATCCCAGCCCCTCCTAAACGATGGAACTCCCCTTTAGAGCTTATGGAAGAATTCTATAACGCAGAAAGAAGAAATACTGAGAGGATATGGGAGCTAGTCGACTTGGCAATAAAGCATAATGACAAAGCTGCTGAATCATTTCTCAAATGGTTTGTAGATGAGCAAGTAGAGGAAGAGAAAAACGCGAGCGAGCTTCTAGCTAAAATCAAACTAATAGGAGACAACATAGCTGGCTTGCTTCAATTAGATAGAGTCCTAGCCGAGAGAAAATGA
- a CDS encoding aminopeptidase — MIDPRIQKHAEIITEYSLNLKPGEEVLINASIEAIPLVRELVRKIVEKNAYPVMIRLDEESITEAFYKAASPTVLSHVSPIEKELIEKINASISIISPSHTKPLVSVDPEKIRIRSRARQELNKIFLERSAKGELKWVVTIYPTKALAQEAGMSISEYEDFVFHALHADSEDPVGEWMRIGDHISKIAEFLNKVKELRFVGPGIDLLVSVEGRKWIADDGRNNMPGGEVFTGPVEELVEGFVEFEYPAIWRGVEVEGVRLVFRNGKVVEASARRGEEFLKKMLSTDEGASRLGEIAFGLNYNIERYTKEILFDEKIGGTIHMALGSSYPETGGRNVSSIHWDMIKDMSKGKVYADGTVIYENGRFISI; from the coding sequence TTGATTGACCCTAGGATCCAGAAACACGCAGAAATAATCACAGAGTATTCTTTAAACCTGAAACCGGGAGAGGAGGTATTGATAAACGCTAGCATCGAGGCAATACCTCTGGTCAGAGAACTCGTGAGAAAGATCGTGGAGAAGAACGCTTACCCGGTCATGATAAGACTCGACGAGGAATCGATAACGGAAGCTTTTTATAAAGCGGCTTCCCCTACAGTCCTTTCTCACGTGAGTCCTATTGAAAAGGAACTCATAGAAAAAATCAATGCCTCTATCAGCATTATCTCACCGTCCCACACAAAGCCGCTAGTGAGTGTGGACCCGGAAAAAATCAGAATTAGATCTAGGGCAAGACAGGAATTAAACAAGATATTTCTTGAGAGGAGTGCTAAAGGAGAGCTTAAGTGGGTGGTGACGATCTACCCGACTAAGGCACTTGCACAGGAAGCTGGTATGAGCATATCCGAATATGAGGATTTCGTCTTCCACGCTCTCCACGCTGACAGCGAAGACCCGGTGGGGGAGTGGATGAGGATTGGAGACCATATTTCAAAGATTGCTGAATTCCTCAACAAAGTTAAGGAGTTAAGATTTGTCGGACCGGGAATAGATTTGCTGGTAAGTGTAGAGGGGCGGAAATGGATCGCTGACGATGGCCGGAACAACATGCCTGGCGGCGAGGTATTTACTGGCCCCGTCGAAGAACTTGTCGAAGGTTTCGTAGAGTTTGAATACCCAGCCATATGGCGTGGTGTGGAAGTAGAAGGCGTCAGGCTGGTATTTAGGAACGGTAAAGTTGTCGAAGCGTCTGCTAGACGAGGGGAAGAGTTTTTGAAAAAGATGCTATCGACGGATGAGGGCGCCTCCAGACTTGGGGAGATAGCTTTCGGACTTAACTACAATATAGAGAGGTATACAAAAGAAATTTTGTTTGATGAGAAAATAGGCGGAACCATTCACATGGCCTTGGGATCCTCATATCCGGAAACAGGTGGAAGAAACGTTTCATCCATCCACTGGGATATGATCAAAGATATGAGCAAAGGGAAAGTTTACGCGGATGGTACTGTTATATATGAGAATGGGCGGTTCATTTCTATTTAG
- a CDS encoding ABC transporter ATP-binding protein produces the protein MNNIIAEDLTIGYDENFPLLTRVNFKLTNGTYVLLGANGSGKSTLLKTIAGLLKPLEGEVYVNGIRPYTMKRKQLARIIGYVWQNPFYGFVEPTVEKEIFFINKQTGVEGDKRIIFKLVPLEFFDRSPFTLSGGEAKRVSLASVLSLNQPVWLLDEPFNELDYSGVKTLIDLIKHGREEGKIIIITTHYPSLAELLNPDYYMLIDKHIRSIIVDEWKNLSDDDLIRNEVIPRRI, from the coding sequence ATGAACAATATCATAGCTGAAGATTTAACGATCGGATATGATGAAAATTTTCCATTATTAACACGCGTAAACTTCAAATTAACCAATGGGACATACGTCTTACTTGGAGCTAACGGTTCCGGAAAATCAACCCTTCTAAAAACAATCGCCGGCTTATTGAAGCCTCTTGAAGGAGAGGTATATGTGAACGGAATTCGACCTTACACAATGAAAAGAAAACAATTAGCCAGAATTATAGGTTATGTGTGGCAAAACCCTTTTTACGGGTTCGTCGAGCCAACGGTTGAAAAAGAGATTTTTTTCATCAATAAGCAGACAGGCGTCGAGGGAGATAAGAGAATAATATTCAAATTGGTACCACTAGAATTTTTTGATAGAAGCCCTTTCACATTGAGCGGTGGAGAGGCTAAACGGGTTAGCCTTGCTAGCGTTCTATCATTAAATCAACCAGTGTGGTTACTTGATGAACCATTTAATGAACTAGATTACAGTGGGGTCAAAACTTTAATAGACCTTATTAAACATGGGCGTGAAGAAGGAAAAATCATCATAATTACGACGCATTATCCTAGCTTGGCGGAGCTTTTGAACCCCGACTATTACATGCTCATTGACAAACACATTAGATCGATTATTGTAGATGAATGGAAGAACCTATCCGATGATGATTTGATTCGAAATGAAGTGATTCCAAGGAGAATCTAA
- a CDS encoding QueT transporter family protein: protein MKSRLIWVKSMVIAAIYTALTVLLGMLSYGELQFRLSDAMIILPLLPRLGIEAIIGLTVGGFLGNITSPFQPWDLIFGPITNFFASLVVYLVGRKVRSNLTVKHAIGSITASVIIAVMVGFFELHLVYELPLITVAYVLISELIVIGVVGYMVLRSLERYFVK, encoded by the coding sequence ATGAAAAGTCGATTAATATGGGTTAAATCAATGGTCATTGCAGCTATATATACTGCTTTGACAGTCTTGCTTGGAATGCTTTCCTACGGCGAACTCCAATTCAGATTAAGCGATGCGATGATCATACTCCCACTTCTTCCCAGGCTGGGGATCGAGGCAATAATTGGACTGACGGTCGGCGGCTTTCTTGGGAACATCACAAGCCCGTTCCAGCCTTGGGATTTAATATTCGGTCCAATAACAAACTTCTTTGCATCGTTGGTAGTATATCTCGTGGGGAGAAAAGTTAGGAGTAATTTGACAGTAAAACACGCGATAGGCTCGATTACGGCCTCAGTGATCATAGCTGTGATGGTGGGCTTCTTTGAACTACATTTAGTGTATGAACTACCGTTGATCACTGTCGCCTACGTGTTAATAAGCGAATTAATCGTCATAGGAGTCGTTGGCTACATGGTTTTAAGATCACTAGAGAGGTATTTTGTTAAATGA
- a CDS encoding ArsR family transcriptional regulator, whose translation MTLDEKIEVVIELLTRVLVKLEKLESEFNKVGLDPGMYRIALEIATSFSKPLVDTLEIARRAYSVIASLTEIDSISRAIVYTLSTCDSYSISELTKKVREIRGTSSRRIISDRVKGLIARGIVVNIGSNQRPKVMLKSCSEEGRSRKPD comes from the coding sequence ATGACACTTGATGAGAAAATCGAGGTAGTCATTGAGTTGCTGACTCGAGTATTAGTGAAGTTGGAGAAATTGGAGTCGGAGTTCAACAAGGTTGGTCTAGACCCAGGGATGTATCGCATTGCACTAGAGATAGCCACGTCTTTTTCAAAGCCCTTGGTAGATACCCTTGAGATAGCAAGACGAGCTTACTCTGTTATAGCCAGCTTAACCGAGATCGACTCTATTAGTAGGGCCATTGTTTATACGTTATCGACATGCGATTCGTACAGTATTTCTGAGCTCACTAAGAAAGTTAGAGAAATAAGGGGCACTTCCTCGAGAAGAATTATAAGCGACAGGGTAAAGGGTCTTATTGCCAGGGGAATAGTTGTCAACATAGGTTCTAATCAAAGACCTAAGGTTATGCTTAAATCATGTAGCGAGGAAGGTCGTTCGAGAAAACCTGATTAG
- the hxlB gene encoding 6-phospho-3-hexuloisomerase: MVSGITKDAMIEIINFILKSIDSIDDSSKENMINLLTSARKENRRVFVIGAGRSGLIAKAFAMRLLHLGFNVYVIGETILPRASPGDILIAISGSGRTKLVVAAAEAARGALMKVLAITSYPDSPLGRLADLVVKIPGRTKMAVEEDYISRQILGIHEPLAPLGTLFEDTTLIFLDGVIVELMNRLGITEEELLNRHANIE; the protein is encoded by the coding sequence ATGGTTTCAGGTATAACTAAGGACGCTATGATCGAGATTATTAATTTCATACTCAAATCGATAGATTCAATCGATGATTCCAGCAAGGAAAACATGATAAATCTGTTAACTAGCGCGAGAAAAGAAAATCGAAGGGTTTTCGTTATAGGAGCCGGCAGGAGCGGGTTGATTGCTAAGGCTTTCGCAATGAGGCTTCTACATCTCGGCTTTAACGTTTATGTAATAGGTGAGACGATTCTGCCACGAGCATCTCCGGGGGACATATTGATAGCTATTTCGGGATCAGGTAGGACGAAACTCGTGGTTGCAGCCGCGGAGGCTGCTAGAGGGGCATTAATGAAAGTCCTAGCCATCACTTCATATCCTGACTCCCCGCTCGGTAGATTGGCAGATTTAGTAGTGAAAATACCTGGTAGAACTAAAATGGCTGTCGAAGAGGATTACATTAGTAGACAGATACTGGGAATTCACGAACCCCTCGCGCCACTGGGCACATTGTTTGAAGACACCACGTTAATATTCTTAGATGGAGTCATCGTTGAATTAATGAACAGGCTTGGCATCACTGAAGAAGAATTATTGAATAGACATGCGAATATTGAGTGA
- a CDS encoding radical SAM protein: protein MKHKGETTRVLKRFDPWRSSLCTCPLKYTLHPYTGCSHYCLYCYATSYIGRKMSTPKRDFINHLIKDLSKIEPKQIIELSTSSDPYPPIEEWIQLTRKTLEILSQREFKILITTKSTLVTRDIDLLIKSRIAVMITITTLENTLSKKLEPGAPSPSERLKAVRILSENEIPVGVRIDPIIPGINEDPFYIKELVDAVVDAGAIHIVTSTFKARMDSLKRSTEVFGDNHLVELYKSRGEWIHGSLYLPVEERKRLLKPVVERAKNHGVSVATCREGLGKEFFRAKSCDGSHMIGFKPRVRK from the coding sequence ATGAAGCATAAGGGTGAAACCACTAGGGTTTTGAAAAGGTTTGATCCCTGGAGATCTAGCCTTTGCACATGTCCGTTAAAGTACACCCTTCATCCATACACGGGTTGTAGCCACTACTGTTTATATTGCTACGCTACTTCGTACATTGGGAGAAAGATGAGCACTCCTAAGCGGGACTTCATTAATCATTTGATCAAAGATCTTTCGAAAATAGAGCCGAAACAAATCATTGAACTCAGCACTAGTAGCGACCCTTATCCGCCTATCGAGGAATGGATACAACTTACTCGTAAAACCCTTGAAATACTTTCCCAGAGAGAGTTTAAGATATTGATAACCACGAAGTCAACTCTAGTCACCAGGGATATCGATTTATTAATCAAGTCGAGAATCGCTGTAATGATCACAATAACAACGCTTGAAAACACTCTCTCTAAAAAACTCGAGCCTGGAGCACCGTCCCCAAGTGAGAGGTTGAAGGCAGTTAGGATTTTAAGCGAAAACGAAATACCAGTAGGTGTTAGAATAGACCCGATAATACCTGGCATTAACGAAGACCCTTTCTACATAAAAGAACTCGTTGATGCCGTGGTCGACGCAGGTGCCATTCATATCGTTACATCTACATTTAAGGCTAGAATGGATAGTCTAAAAAGGTCAACAGAGGTCTTCGGAGACAACCACTTGGTTGAACTATATAAGAGTAGGGGTGAATGGATCCACGGCTCCCTCTATCTTCCAGTTGAGGAGAGGAAACGCCTCCTAAAACCCGTGGTAGAGAGAGCTAAAAACCATGGTGTCTCGGTCGCTACGTGCAGGGAGGGGTTAGGAAAAGAATTTTTTAGAGCAAAATCTTGTGATGGTTCACACATGATAGGCTTTAAACCCAGGGTGAGAAAGTGA
- a CDS encoding ZPR1 zinc finger domain-containing protein, which produces MNEPVKINEQDEACPICKQKARSEEYVYNIPYYGDILISVTTCSYCGFKNRDVKTMSSDRPKRIIYKVEKPGDEKALLIRAGGSRIIIPELNLEISPGPFSQGFITTVEGLIMDFIEKSEFLCESYLEKPEECERVRELLSKAKDGLVSYTVIIDDYSGKSDIVSERTIYEDIRENEEKKES; this is translated from the coding sequence GTGAACGAACCGGTTAAAATCAACGAGCAGGATGAAGCTTGTCCAATATGTAAACAGAAAGCTAGAAGCGAAGAGTATGTTTACAACATTCCATATTATGGAGACATATTGATCTCTGTAACTACTTGCAGTTACTGCGGGTTTAAAAACAGAGATGTCAAAACAATGTCTAGCGATAGGCCAAAGAGAATAATCTACAAAGTAGAGAAGCCCGGCGATGAGAAGGCCTTATTGATTAGAGCGGGGGGTTCTAGGATAATAATCCCTGAGCTAAACCTAGAGATTTCCCCTGGTCCTTTCTCCCAGGGTTTCATTACAACTGTCGAAGGATTAATAATGGATTTCATTGAAAAATCCGAGTTTCTATGCGAATCCTACTTAGAAAAGCCTGAAGAATGTGAGAGAGTGAGAGAGCTCCTGAGTAAAGCTAAGGATGGATTGGTCAGTTATACCGTGATCATAGATGACTACAGCGGAAAAAGCGATATTGTCAGTGAACGAACAATATACGAAGATATTAGAGAAAATGAAGAGAAAAAAGAAAGCTAG